The following are encoded together in the Mumia sp. Pv4-285 genome:
- a CDS encoding uroporphyrinogen-III synthase, which yields MTPLGPVLAGTAILVTAQRRADDLALALGRRGAVVSVASALGVESHIDEETLLEHTRQLVAESADVVVVTTGIGFRSWLDTAEAAGLGEALVTALAGTRLVARGPKARGALQAAGLVPDWVAESETSAEIADFLCTEGVEGLRILVQHHGAGDDGLEEKLRAAGGHPVGLVVYRWGPPPDPEAVCASVRDAAAGAYDAVVFTSAPGSAAWLTTARKEGVLAEIVDLAESGLLTVAAVGPVTAEPLRNAGIRPLVPDRGRLGSLVRTLIMELGDEHEAVRTPAGALRIRARAVTLDHEVVAVSPSALAVLRALAAVPGAVVSREALLRVLPGCSTDPHTAEVAVARLREAFRGKPVVETVVKRGYRINLDLGGQR from the coding sequence CCTCGGCCCCGTCCTCGCCGGGACCGCGATCCTCGTGACGGCCCAGCGCCGCGCCGACGACCTGGCGCTGGCGCTGGGCCGGCGCGGTGCCGTGGTGTCCGTGGCATCCGCGCTGGGCGTCGAGTCACACATCGACGAGGAGACGTTGCTCGAGCACACCCGACAGCTCGTCGCCGAGTCCGCCGACGTCGTCGTGGTCACGACCGGCATCGGGTTCCGCTCGTGGCTGGACACGGCCGAGGCTGCCGGCCTGGGCGAGGCGCTCGTGACAGCACTGGCCGGTACGCGGCTGGTGGCGCGCGGACCCAAGGCGCGAGGAGCCCTCCAGGCGGCGGGGCTGGTGCCGGACTGGGTCGCCGAGTCCGAGACTTCCGCGGAGATCGCTGACTTCCTCTGCACCGAAGGCGTCGAAGGACTGCGGATCCTGGTCCAGCACCACGGTGCAGGCGACGACGGTCTCGAGGAGAAGCTACGCGCCGCGGGCGGCCACCCCGTCGGTCTCGTCGTCTACCGGTGGGGTCCGCCGCCGGATCCCGAGGCGGTCTGCGCCTCCGTGCGCGACGCCGCGGCGGGGGCGTACGACGCGGTCGTCTTCACCTCGGCGCCCGGATCCGCAGCGTGGCTGACGACCGCTCGCAAGGAAGGCGTTCTCGCCGAGATCGTCGACCTCGCGGAATCAGGCCTCCTGACCGTCGCTGCCGTGGGGCCGGTGACTGCGGAGCCGCTGCGCAACGCCGGCATCCGACCGCTCGTCCCGGACCGCGGACGCCTCGGGTCCCTGGTGCGCACCCTGATCATGGAGCTCGGCGACGAGCACGAGGCCGTACGCACGCCTGCGGGCGCTCTTCGGATCCGCGCCCGCGCCGTCACCCTCGACCACGAGGTGGTGGCGGTGTCCCCGAGCGCTCTCGCCGTGCTGCGTGCGCTCGCCGCAGTGCCCGGCGCTGTCGTGTCGCGCGAGGCCCTGCTGCGTGTCCTCCCTGGGTGCTCGACCGACCCGCACACCGCGGAGGTCGCCGTCGCCCGTCTGCGCGAGGCGTTCCGCGGCAAGCCGGTCGTGGAGACGGTCGTGAAGCGTGGCTACCGGATCAACCTCGACCTCGGAGGGCAGCGATGA